The Glycine soja cultivar W05 chromosome 4, ASM419377v2, whole genome shotgun sequence genomic sequence GACTATATTACACAAATCTCTCAtgagattttgtaaaattacatCAAACTCTCCtgaaattttttaacatttactcTAACCTCACTTTTTTAACATTTACTCTAACCTCTTTTTAGGGAGATTTGATGTAATGTTTTCAAATAATCAAGGAAATGTGAgtgtatatatttaaataacaagGAGAGTTAGTCTAAGGATAGATAAGATCGAGGGATATTTatgtaatttcataaaattttagggaatattaatgtaatttaatcTACATTTAaagatcattatttttttttcttaacctttCATTTTATTAGGGAAAATAAATCCcaactaatttgaaatttgatcaGAAAATAATTAGAGTCAAACCAATAATTATTTTCGTCAAAGATCATACTCAACCATTCAACATTAACTTTAACCACTTATAttcaatcatttaatttttttttcttttgaatttagcatcaattttaaaatcaaataatttttttacttgagaagttaaatatcaaaatcaaaagaaacgtgcatttttttttataaaaattcaaatttatagaaaataattattttttggtaaattatatatattttttaacttttttattaagtAGTTTGAATGTATCAACTCTTTGAATGTATCATCATTTCATAGTTTTAATTgacaacaaaaactaaaataaataaaaaatatttgttggactaaaataaaaaaatctttattttatatgaacCACTAGGTTatttaaccctaaaaataaaaatactgcaTCTTATAAAATTCCTCTAAAATACTagttaacgttttaaaaaattagtctgAGAGATCTAGTGAGTTAAAAAAACAAACGGGCAGAGGTGATGTAAGTGGCAGCTGGAAGGCTGGTTCCTTGAAAACTTCAGAACGCCAACTAGGCTAAGAACCTTTTTGGTAGAAAGTGGAACCCACCATAACATAGAATAATAATAGTAACACGCTTTAGGAATTACGAGCAGTAATGAATTTGTCGTTTTATTACGCTACCGAGTACGGAAAGGTACATGCCCTATGAAATCATTATGATTCACAACTCACCTCCTTTCATTGTTACTCACTCACACCAATGTCCACAATATATATCTCCTTGTTGATATGTAGCATGGAATATCATATTATAAAGTAATGTAAAAcccaaattatttaataaaaataaaataaataatggtagattttattttaattatttttctatatcatcataattataaaaatttacacGAGAATACTTAAAAAAAGGTGACCTTACAAGTGAGAAGAGCGTCATCCTACTCTACTCTAATCTAATTTACTACTAGTATTTGGGTTTCTTCATTTGAATAGTGATGCTTGGTGTGAGTCAGAATGGGTCtggtctttcttttttttcttcttctgtgtATTGCGATATCATGGATTAGGGTTGAGTGAATAGTACTCCTCCAGCCTTTTTCCAGCTGTCTGTAACCAATGCCATCCAGTTAATATCAACGTCAACATCTTAGCattctttccattttttttcattcaatactacaaattattttaaaagtattatataaaattattttaaaagtattatatatatatatatatatatatatatatatatataatacttttaaaataattttatataatacttttaaaataatttgtagtattgaatgaaaaaaattctaataatggtgaaaaataatttgtagtatttcatattttatatatatatatatatatagatatatataatcatacagctgtgtgtgatttttattttacagtTGATTAATTTTCTTTCACCATTGTTTCATTTAGGATTGGTTCGCCCACAAAAAAAAGAGGATTGGTTTGATAGAGTAAGagagaatgaaatgaaaaaattaagaaaaaatatttagattaaaataatgtgataaaaatatgaaattcacaatttttttttaaaatattctttttttttcatctatttctTCACCATCAAACCTTAAAGGTAAGATGGTATCTCCCATGAGAAAATTTTGAAGCACTAATTTGTAGTAGCTTTTTTCAAcaagtttaaacttaaaatgttacttgaaaaatattttatatgaaaatattattttttatcttagtttttatttataatttctaatctaatttttttactgaTCAAAACCTATAAaggaaccaaaattataattatgaattaagaattataagaaaatcaaacttacaatttaatataattttttttaattcaaacaagGTTACCCCATCCAGGTACGCGACCTACTCCCACTATGACTCTATGAGCACCTAACTCGGATGTCTATGCAATTtcgtaaaataaaaagaaagaatcacattttaaaatttcaagatTATATTTACATTAGAAGATTATATgagatcattttaaaaaatttgggagttaacaactaaaattttatagttagtactagtatttattattttactataatAAATTTTCCTTATAATTTTTCGTTGTCGCCATGCTTCCAAAATGATACCCCATATTGCAAATCTTATATTCCTGtcatataatttatcaaaaaaaaaaaaaaaaaaaaaactgccagCTATCAAGCATGAGTAAAGAATAAATACTTCTTCTTATTGTTAAGaaaattacacatttttttaaaacttatacatgttttttcttatatttaaaaaaattacacatttttttaaaacctataTAAATTcctttaatgttatttaaaCATTTCACCGTAATAAATCATgtgtattaataattttaattaagaaataccaaaatatatttttctttctcataaatataaaagtttaaaatttgtcactctaaaattttgttattttttatcattgtaaaatttaaatttattattttttagcctAAAATTAGATTTGAGTTATTTAAACTATATTGGAATTTACTTATaggttattataaaaaatgtgagattttttaactttttaatatagaaaaattaaaaaacttagaCACCTTTTACAACATACATGTAGCTGTATAGATATACATAAACCTATCTCTAAGtcaaaaagtaatatttttaaattttgccaAGACCAAAAATAGTCTAAAACAATTTGTAATAATggattttgaacattttttatatttatgagaaaaaatatatttaatattttttaattaaaattgttaatgtACATGTCTTATTAATGTTTAAATGACTTTTTGAGGATTTGTTTACGttttaaaaacacaaataaaatgtGTGTAGTTtccttaaagtaaaaaaaaaaaaaaacgtgtaaTTTGCTCATTAAGTATTAATAGTAGTTATTTTGGTCATTTGGTAATTTCACTGAAAATATCCCAGTGCTGCATTTTCTTTCGTCTATATAATGCTGCTATGCCAGTAATGTGTGAACTGTGAAGTGTATTGGTCACTGACCTATCTTGGAAGAGTTTTGAAGTTTAAACCTTCAAACCCTTTTGCCTTTAGATTCTGAGTCTGAGTCTCTGCTGCTATATATGGCGCCACGCGTATTTCTTGTGTTGGGGATGTTGCTGATGCTGTGCCTTGTTAAGGTACACTAACAATACCAGTGTCATCTTACGTACAGAtagtactaattaattaataaaatacttcatgGAATTTTGTTATGCATTTAGCAGCTTCAGTCACTTGAAGCTGAGAGTGACTTTATTTACatctatttttattctaattaagttttcatcttttggtggtttctcaTGATGCAGGTTTCGTCTGATccaaagagagaagaagaaatactGGAAGAAGAACTACATTTTCCCGATAACGAGCCagtatgtttttaaaaataaattatagcaTCCTAGtctattttatgttttgtaCTCTTCAACATGTTTTTCCCCCTTAAAATAtggttcttttttgttttatattttaatctttattaaaaatatttatttttaatctttatattttagTCCACTTTCAAGGGTTAAAAACATATCATTTTCgtaattttaaatgttaaaactttaaggaataaaaatgtgtttaacACTACTCCAAGTGACTATAAATTGTAACTCGATTGAATTTTCTCCAGCTTATTGTGAGAGACGGGAACATAAGGCTAATGCAAGACATAGGTAATAATTTGTGAATTAACAAATATATTGGTTGTTGGGTTCTCTCGATATGCTTTAAATATTCAACCCAAGAGACTTGGGACATTTACACTGCTACtagtatttttagtttttcactCATTATTATTGGTCACATTGcaataatgaaatgaaatgaagttTGATTTCATGATGACTTTTTCAGATTGTGGTGGGTTGTGCAAGACGAGGTGCAGTGCACATTCGAGACCCAACTTGTGCACTAGGGCGTGTGGCACGTGCTGTGTGAGGTGTAAGTGTGTCCCACCTGGCACATCTGGAAATAGGGAACTATGTGGAACTTGCTACACTGATATGACT encodes the following:
- the LOC114409798 gene encoding snakin-2-like; this encodes MAPRVFLVLGMLLMLCLVKVSSDPKREEEILEEELHFPDNEPLIVRDGNIRLMQDIDCGGLCKTRCSAHSRPNLCTRACGTCCVRCKCVPPGTSGNRELCGTCYTDMTTHGNKTKCP